The genome window AATAAGTTTTGATCGAATACATCAAACTTTTAGCTAGCTATTATTATATTCTCGGCTCAGAAGACCTATAACAGCATTGAATTGTGGGAATTTTGGAATGATAACCGGTAAACAAAACTGAGACGAGAGAAGTCTAGAAATAGCCGAATTTTTGGCAACTCCTCCAACAAGCACTATTCTATCTAGAAAACGCGATTCGAGTTTGCTGGCGAATTTTTTTACAATCTGCAAATTGATTCCAGCGGCTAGCCTCTTCTTATCGACTCCACTGGCCAGTTTTGCCACTATCTCGCTTTCCCCAAAAACCGCGCATGTAGAGCTCAGCTTCTCCGGATTTTCATAATATTGTGAAATCTCATCCAAGTCCATTCCGATAACTGCTGCCATATTTTCGACATAACGCCCTGCACTAGCTGCACAGCGGTCGTTCATGTAAAAATCTGTTACCTGCGAGTCTTCGATCCAAATGATCTTACTATCTTGCCCTCCAAGATCTATAAGCGCAAAATCCGATAGACCGGTCTGCTCTATCGCACCACGCGCATGCGCTTGTATCTCCGGGATCACAGTAGCATCCGCTATGTTCAGTGCGTGACGCCCATAACCAGTTGCAAAAACAGAAATGTCCTCCTCAATACCAAGTTTGGTCTTATCGAGAATAAAACCTTCGGTCGAAGAATTTCCCATTTCCGAGAAAAAAAGCGAGGTATTATAAATATAAAATTGCATTTGTTCTTCGGTTACAATCCCCATTTTAACCGAACGCGAACCTAAATCTATACCGAGTAATTGCCTCATTTTTTGTCCTCGAGTAATTTGATGAAAGCTTCGGCACGAACTCGTGTTCGCTCGTCGAGGTCAAACTGGCTTTCCCCTTCAATTGTTAAAAATGGAACATCGATGTGTTTCCTGAAAAGAAGGTCCTCTATCTGCCGAAAACAGAAACTTTGCGTATAATGTATTATTCCATCGATACTGCGGGTCTGAACAGCCTCTTTAATATCCTTAATTCGCCTGAAAACGCTTGTGGGGTAAGTATATCGACAATATGCTTCGAGCAGATCCGCACCCTCGAA of bacterium contains these proteins:
- a CDS encoding 2-hydroxyglutaryl-CoA dehydratase → MRQLLGIDLGSRSVKMGIVTEEQMQFYIYNTSLFFSEMGNSSTEGFILDKTKLGIEEDISVFATGYGRHALNIADATVIPEIQAHARGAIEQTGLSDFALIDLGGQDSKIIWIEDSQVTDFYMNDRCAASAGRYVENMAAVIGMDLDEISQYYENPEKLSSTCAVFGESEIVAKLASGVDKKRLAAGINLQIVKKFASKLESRFLDRIVLVGGVAKNSAISRLLSSQFCLPVIIPKFPQFNAVIGLLSREYNNS